The window CGATTACTATTGTTCTACCCAACCTGGCTTTAATAGGGTTGGGTTTTTTTATGCAAAGACGCGGTGAGGTGAGTCAAGCCTTTATTGACCAAGCCTCAAGCTTTGTCTTTAACTACTGCTTACCTTGTTTACTATTTTTTAGTGTGGTCGATAGTAACGTGAACTATGCCAAGCAAATAATATTAATAATTGCCGGTATTGTGGTGACGTTTATTTTATTTATTAGCTCAGAGATTTATGCCAAACGTTTTATAAGTCAGCCAGCCGACCAGGGCGTTTTTGTACAAGGTATCTTTCGCAGTAATATGGCGATTATTGGCCTTGCAACCGTCGCCAACGCTTACGGGGAGCAGGGTCTGAGTATTGCTGCCGTGTATATGGGTGTCGTGACGATATTGTTTAATATCTTAGCGGTGATTACGCTTAGCCGCGTGTCCAAAAGTGCCGATGACACTTGGCCTAGCCGTAGCATTATGATTATCAAAAAGCTATTTACCAATCCGCTTGTCCTCGCATTATTGGCAGCGTTTGCTTACAAAGCATTGCCACTACCACCAATTCCAAGTGTTATTAATACTACTGGCGGTTTACTTGCGGCTGTTGCGTTGCCGTTGGCACTGATTTGTGCAGGTGCCAGTATTGATT of the Psychrobacter sp. LV10R520-6 genome contains:
- a CDS encoding AEC family transporter, producing the protein MIEAILFAITIVLPNLALIGLGFFMQRRGEVSQAFIDQASSFVFNYCLPCLLFFSVVDSNVNYAKQIILIIAGIVVTFILFISSEIYAKRFISQPADQGVFVQGIFRSNMAIIGLATVANAYGEQGLSIAAVYMGVVTILFNILAVITLSRVSKSADDTWPSRSIMIIKKLFTNPLVLALLAAFAYKALPLPPIPSVINTTGGLLAAVALPLALICAGASIDLKSMLSPSGLSMQASIGRIVIAPLVAIAVGLGFGLTGMHMGVLFLMVASPTAAASYVMAKAMGGNDILAANILAFTTVVGLFGMAIGAALLRGLGMM